In Nostocoides sp. HKS02, the DNA window CCGACATCATGCTCGGCGGCAACCCCGAGTTCATGGCGGTAGCCACCTTGAAGCAGCGCGGGCTCGACCCCGAGGAGACGCCCGAGGAGTACGAGGCCGCGTGGGACGCCGCGCTCGCCAAGGCCGAGGAAGCGGTCGAGGCCGAGCACGACGAGGTCACCTCGCTCGGCGGCCTCTACGTCCTGGGCACCGAGCGCCACGAGTCCCGGCGCATCGACAACCAGCTCCGCGGCCGTTCCGGACGCCAGGGCGACCCGGGCGAGTCCCGGTTCTACCTCTCGCTGCAGGACGACCTCATGCGCCTGTTCAACGCCGCCATGGTCGACCGGTTCATGACCACCGCCAAGATGGACGACGACGTCCCGATCGAGTCCAAGATGGTCAGCCGCTCCATCCAGAGCGCCCAGGGCCAGGTCGAGGGCCGCAACTTCGAGATCCGCAAGAACGTCCTCAAGTACGACGACGTCCTGAACCGGCAGCGCCAGGTCATCTACGACGAGCGTCGTCGGGTCCTCGAGGGCGAGGACCTCCACGAGCAGATCCGCCACTTCATCAACGACGTGGTCGGCGGGTACGTCGACGCCGAGACCTCCGAGGGCTTCCCCGAGGACTGGGACCTCGACCGGCTGTGGACCGCGCTCAAGACGCTCTACCCCGTCTCGGTCACGCCGGCCGAGGTCGAGGCTGCGGCCGAGGGCGGTCTGACCGCGGACATCCTGCGCGAACTGATCACCTCGGACGCCCACCACGCCTATGACGCCCGTGAAGCCGAGCTCGGCGAAGAGGTCATGCGCGAGGTCGAGCGCCGCGTCGTGCTCTCGGTCCTCGACCGCAAGTGGCGTGAGCACCTCTACGAGATGGACTACCTCCAGGAGGGCATCGGGCTGCGCGCCATGGCCCAGCGCGACCCCTTGGTGGAGTACCAGCGTGAGGGCTTCCAGCTCTTCGAGGCCATGAACGAGTCGATCAAGGAAGAGTCGGTCGGCTACCTGTTCAACGTCCAGGTCGACATCGACCAGCCGGCAGAGGCGGCCCCCGGGGTGCAACCGATCGGCGTCTCGGACATGCTCGCCGGCTCAGCCGTGGCCAGCGCCCAGACGGCGGTTGCCGGCGCCCGCGACGGCCAGGCCACTCCTGACGACCACGCGCACGACCACGCGCATGACCACGCGCACGACCACGCGCATGACCACGCGCATGACCACCCGCACGCGCCGGCTGGACCCAGCACCGACGTCGCCGAAGCCCACCCCACGTTCCGGGCCAAGGGGCTCGAGCAGCCGCAGCGTCGTCCGCAGCAGCTGTCGTACTCGGCCCCGAACGAGACCGGTGAGGTCGAGCAGCGCAGCGTCGGCACGCTCTCCGGCGCGCTGACCCCGGAGCAGCTCGAGGGCGTGACCCGGAACAGCCCGTGCCCGTGCGGATCGGGCAAGAAGTTCAAGATGTGTCACGGCAAGTCCTGAGAAGCACCTAGCCAACGGACCTAGCCGGCTGACCTAGCCGACTGACCTAGCCGACTGACCTAGCCGACTTGGAGCGCCTCCACGCGCCACCGGCCGTCCAACCCCACGAGCCGGATGGCCAGGGCGCGGATGCGTGGGCCGTCGACGACCACCGCGCACGCCTCGGCGACCCCGTCTGCGGGCTCGCAGACCCGGACGCTGCGCACGGTCGCCCTGCGGGTGGGGGGCAGGCCGCGCCTGATCGACACCGAGGCGCGCCGGGCGACCACGGCATACACCTCCGGGGTGGTCCACCGGAGCAGCTGTGGCGCCGGACGGGCGCCGGCCATCACCTCGACGAGCCCCTGGGCGATGTGCGCGGCCCAGGGCCGAGGGTCCGGCAGGTCGTCGCGACGGGTCGGCCGCTCGCCGAAGAGCTCCTCGTCGCTCGGTCCGCTGAAGTCGACGGCCAGCGCGTCCTGGACGTAGGCGGTCGGGGTCGGTGTCGTGGGCTCCCACACGTCCGTCTCGACGATGACCGCTGGACGGTGCCGTGGTGCCGGGACGATGCGCAGTGGGGTCAGGGACGGGACCGGGGGTTCGGGGGCTGCTGCGGGCAGGCTCACCGGTGACCTCCGAAGCGGTCACCTGCGGCACGCTCGGAAGCGGGCCCCTGGTGGGACGGGCGCGGCGGGCGCAGGACCTGCCCGGGCACCAGGAGGTCGGGATCGGCGCCGATGACGGCGCGGTTGGTGGCGTGCCAGTCGGGCCATGCCTGCGCGACCTCGGCGTCGCTCGCCTGGGCGCCCAGGTGGCGACGGACGATGTCCCACAGGGTGTCGCCGCGATGAACGACCACGTCCGTGCCGGCCGACGGCGGGGGCGTGGCGGCGAGCAGCGCGGGGCTGGCCTGGGGCCGGACCCGAGGGCGGGTGGGCGTCCAGCCGGGTGGTGCCACCTCGTCCGCCGGAGGGGTCGTCCGCAGCGCTGACCGAGTCGTGGCGAAGCCCGGGGGAGGGAGCGGCGCCGAGGACTCGATGCTGGTCGTGGCAGACGGAGTACCTCCCGGTGACGGCCCCCCGGCCGCGAGGGCGGCGGGAGCGACCGTGCCCACCGCGGCCGCGCCGAGCAGTGCCGCGGCGATCCGGCGCGACGCCCTCGGTGCGCACCCGGCGGCCAGACGGTCCCCCAGTCGCCCGCACCGACCAGGCAGGTGGGCGACGACAGCGGCGCCGGTGCCGAGGACGAACCACCCCTCGAGGAGCAGGGCTGCCAGCGCGGCGACGAGGACCACGGCCTCCTCCAGACTTGCCGGGCCCGGAGCGCGGACCAGCGCCCACTGGTGGGCGACACGGCCCACGAGCCACCACGCCGTCCCCACGAGACCGAGCCCGGCCCCCGCCGCGACAAGCCGAACCTGCGTCTGTGAATGGTCCACCGCGCCCCCCAGCGTGTGTTTAGCTGTATTTCCTTCTGTTTGACGATATCAACGTGGATTTGAACCTGGCAAGTGGCGAGCGACTACCCTGCGGCCAGGAGGGGGAGCGATGCGGTGGGAACAGTTGTTCAGCGACCTGGAGTCGCAGTGGGATGCCGAGCTGCGCCGGTCGTTCGACGCGGAGGTGGCCGATCGCACCCGGCGCGAGCGCGCCACCGTCGGGCTCGGCGAACGGCTCGCGGCGGTCCGCCAGCAGATACTGCGGGTGAGCCTGTCCACCGGCGAGGTCGTCGAGGGACGCGTCGCGGATGTCGGTGCGGGCTGGCTGCTGCTGCGGACCACGACCACCGGACCGGGGCCGGGCGCCGCGCTCGTGCCGTTCGTCGCCGTCACCGCCGTCGTCGGCCTGGGTCGGCACGCGACATCCCTTGGTGTGGGGCGCAGGTTCGGCTTCGGTTATGCCTTGCGTGGGCTGAGTCGTGACCGCGCCGTCGTCTCGCTCACCGATCGATCCGGCGCGGTGTGCACCGGAACGATCGACGTGGTGGGCGCGGACGTCCTCGAGCTGAGCGAGCACCCGGCCGACGTGCCGCGGCGGCCGGAGAACCTCACCGGCAGCCGCCTAGTGCCGTTCGCGTCGGTCGTGGTGGTGCGGCAGGCGGCCAGTGCGTGACGGCGGACCGAAGCCCGCCGCCTGCCGAGCGGTCGGTTCGGGCTACTCCGCGCCCTGGCCGAACGGGTGGGCGGCCACGAACGTCTTGGTCTCGCTGTACATCCGCTGGATGTAGTTCTCGAGCTCGGCAACCTCGACACGCCACTGGCCCCGACCGCCGACCTTGATCGCGGGGAGCTCGCCGGACCGCACCAGGGCGTAGGCCTGGGCGGATGAGATGTCGAGCACTTCGGACACCTCGGACAGCTGAATGAAGCGCTTTGTCACTGGAGTTCCCCTGCCTTCACGAATGTCTCGACTCAAATGGTCTTGACTCTGACCTTAACTGTTCTTGACCAACTGTTTACCATGATCGTCAGTCTGCGTGGGGTCAGTGGCGGCATTCTGTCATCCCCAACCGTTCGGCTGAGTTGGCGTGCCGTACGTGTGGATGAGGTGGTCCCTGTGGATTGGGCAAGCAGGGGACGCGGTGAATGCGCCATGATGTGCACGCCATCTGTCTACGTCATCTGTGTTCGTCATCTATTTGCGTCATGTGTCTGCGGCATGGCTGCCATGGCTTGGCCCGGGGGGATCCGGCGCGACCGGTCAGCGCAGCAGGCTTGTCACGAAGGGGGCCCTCGTGTCGGAACTGCCCACACCCACAGCGATCAGGCTGCAGCGGCCCCGGTGGCGCGACGGGCGCCTGGTGATCGGTGTCGTGCTCGTGCTCGCGTCCGTGGTCCTCGGGTCAGTCGTCGTCAGCAGCGCCGACGACCGCGTCCCCAGCTACGCCGCCCGCGCGGCGCTGGTCCCCGGTCAGCGGATCAGCGAAGCCGACCTCGTGCGCGTCGACGTGCAGCTGGGCGATGCGTCCGGGGTCTACCTGTCGGCACGCCGGGCGCTCGGCCCCGATCGCTTCGTGCTCCGGCCGGTCCAGGGCGGAGAGCTCGTGCCCGTCGCCGCGATCGGCGGCCGCGAGTCGGTCACGGTGCAGCCGCTCACCCTCGTCGTCGATGCCGGGTCCGCGGCAGCCCTGCAGGTCGGTTCGCAGGTCGACGTCTACGCCGACATCCCTACGGGCGGTGGCGCCTCGGGTGGCCCGACCTTTGCCGGTCCCGAGCTCGTCCTCCAGCGGGTCAGCGTGTCGAGCCTTCCGCAGGGTTCCGGTGGCCTGGGTGGCGGCTCCAGTACCGGCCAACCGGTGCAGGTCATGGCACCCACCGACCGGGTCAAGGACCTCATCGGCCGAATCGACCAGGGGGCCCGGGTGACCGTCGTGCCCGTGGCCGGCACGATCCTCAAGGTCGACCGGTGACCCGCACGCTGCTCACGGCCATCGGTGGTCCGGCCGAGTCCCAGCTGGTGGCCGCGCTCGAGGCCGCGGCGGGGTATGCCGTGGCTCGCCGCTGCGCAGACCTCGCCGAGCTGCTCGCCGCTGCCGCTGCCGGGCTGGGTGAGGTCGCGTTGGTGTCGGCGGACCTGCGTGGGCTGGACCGCTCGGCGCTGAGCGAGCTGGCGGCTCACGGGGTGCAGGTCGCCGGGGTCGTTGCCCCGGGTGACGAGGTGGGTGAGCGGCGCCTTCGTCAGCTCGGGCTGGGCGTCGTGCTGTCCAGCGCCCTCGACCCACACGGGCTCGACGAGGCTCTCGACAAGGCGCTCGAGCATGTTCAGGACCACGCTCTCGACCACGGCGTGGACCACGCTCTCGACCACGGCGTGGACCGCGCTCCGGATCATCCGCGGGACCACGCCCCGCCCGACACGCTCGGCCAGCCCGTGGCCAGCCACGCCACCGACGACCACGCGGCCGAGCTGCCCTCCGCGCCAGGCGGCCCGGGCGGCACGGGGGCGGATGCGAAGGCCCGCGGGCGCGTCATCGCCGTCTGGGGTCCGACCGGAGCGCCGGGTCGCAGCATGCTGGCGCTCAACCTGGCCGCCGAGCTGGCGCTCGCTGCCCCGACGCTCCTGGTCGACTGTGACACGCACGGGTCGTCGCTCTCCCAGGCTCTGGGCCTGCTTGACGAGGCGCCGGGCATGGCCGCGGCCGCCCGCGCAGCCGACCAGGGCACCCTCGACCTGCTCGCGCTGGCGCGCGTGGCGCCCGAGGTGACGCCCGGGCTCCGGGTGCTCACCGGCATACCGCGGGCCGAGCGCTGGACCGAGCTGCGGGCTGCCGCGGTCGGCCACGTCCTCGACCTCGCTCGTGACCTGGCCAGCTGCGTCGTCGTGGACTGTGGGTTCTCCATCGAGGACGACGAGGAGCTGTCCTACGACACGCTCGCGCCGCGCCGGAACGCCGCGACCCTCTCGGCCCTGGCGGCCGCCGATGACCTGCTGGTCGTCGGCAGCGCCGACCCGGTGGGGTTGCAACGGCTGGTCCGGGCGGTGCAGGACCTACGCGCGGTGCCCGCTCCGGCTCCACGGGTGGTGGTGAACCGGGTGCGGGCGTCGTCGGTCGGCTCGCACCCCGAGCGTCGGATCGGCGAGGCGCTCGAACGCTTCGCCGGCATGGACGACCTCACCTACCTGCCCTGGGACCAGGCTGCCCTCGACGGCGCGATGCTGGCCGGACGGTCGCTGGTCGAGTTCGCGCCCCAGTCCGCCCTACGTCGGGCCATCGCCGACCTCGCGACGACCTTCGTCGACTCGCGGCTCGACCAGCGTCGGTCGCGCGGCACCCGTCGCGCGCGGGTCAGGAGCTGAACAACAGGGTCAGACCCGCCACCGTGTAGAACACCATCAGGGCCAGCAGGGGCACCTGACCGAGCACGGCAGCCCTGCGCGGAAACAGCGAGATCGCGCGTTCGTGGGCCAGGACCACGCCGAGCACGTGCCCGGTGATGATGGCCACGACCTGGATCCCGGCCACCAGACTCGGGGCGATCAGCGCCGGCGAGGGGCTCAGCGCGGCGGTTCCGAGCCAGTTGGCCCCGACCTGCAGCGGGTCGGACATCTTGGCGAGCCCGTGGGTGCCCTCCCAGACCCACAGCGACCAGTAGTGCGCGACGAGGTATCCCGCCGCGATGGGGATGAGCGACGGAGCGAACGCGGTGGCCACCCCCCGTGGAGAGATCCCGGCCAGGCGTGCGGAGACGAGCGCGGCGAGGCCCAACGAGCCCGCCACGACCAGGCACATGGCCACCAGGCCAGCAGTCTGGAGCAGCCGGGCGGGGACCGCGGAGGACTGGACGAAGGTGTACCACCGGGCCTCGCCCGAGAACCCGTCGTATGCCGTGCTCCCGAGCATCACGGACGTCACGGCCAGCAGGCCGGGGTGCACCCTGACCTGCAGCGGGCCGTGCATGGGCGTGCGCAGCACCCATCGCCCGTCGGCGCGTCGACCCAGCGGGCTGAGCGAGCCGTAGAGCGTGGACCAGGCCGTGAACGGGTCGCCCGCCCGCAGGTACGCCGGCCCGAACGTCAGGCTCAGGACCAGGCTGACGAGCAGGTAGCCCAGGATCGCGATGCGCAGGGTCGGGAGCGTGGCGTTGTCGGGCGCGATCAGCTCGAGCCACACGAAGGCGAGCAGGCCGAGCGCCGCCGGCCAGTACCCGAGGCGGTACTCCTCGACG includes these proteins:
- a CDS encoding LysM peptidoglycan-binding domain-containing protein, whose translation is MDHSQTQVRLVAAGAGLGLVGTAWWLVGRVAHQWALVRAPGPASLEEAVVLVAALAALLLEGWFVLGTGAAVVAHLPGRCGRLGDRLAAGCAPRASRRIAAALLGAAAVGTVAPAALAAGGPSPGGTPSATTSIESSAPLPPPGFATTRSALRTTPPADEVAPPGWTPTRPRVRPQASPALLAATPPPSAGTDVVVHRGDTLWDIVRRHLGAQASDAEVAQAWPDWHATNRAVIGADPDLLVPGQVLRPPRPSHQGPASERAAGDRFGGHR
- a CDS encoding Rv3235 family protein translates to MSLPAAAPEPPVPSLTPLRIVPAPRHRPAVIVETDVWEPTTPTPTAYVQDALAVDFSGPSDEELFGERPTRRDDLPDPRPWAAHIAQGLVEVMAGARPAPQLLRWTTPEVYAVVARRASVSIRRGLPPTRRATVRSVRVCEPADGVAEACAVVVDGPRIRALAIRLVGLDGRWRVEALQVG
- a CDS encoding helix-turn-helix domain-containing protein — translated: MTKRFIQLSEVSEVLDISSAQAYALVRSGELPAIKVGGRGQWRVEVAELENYIQRMYSETKTFVAAHPFGQGAE